Genomic window (Theileria annulata chromosome 4, complete sequence, *** SEQUENCING IN PROGRESS ***):
CTATTCCAAAACTCTTAACTCTATTCATATATACAATCTTTTTACAGGGATATCGGTGTATTTCAGCTCAGTATCCTGAATACGAAACTCCCTATGAGTGGATATCTGGCTTCTCTCACTTCTTAGACTATTTAAACTTATATAAACCTTGTGTTTTTGGCAGCGATTTGGGCGGATTCCTGCTCCAATTATTTGTTCAGACTTACCCTAACATGTTGAgtagtataatattatgtaattCATATAGAAAGTAGGTTGGTTTTTCTCCATTTTATCTTTAGAACTGACGATTTCAGTTTCTCGCCTGTTTTACGCGAGGTTTATGGCAATTTATACATGTTACTTCCGcacataattttaaagaatttgTATATTGAGTTTTACATTTGTCCTAAAAATGAGGATATTGACCAGAGGGTTGAACTTAGGGAACAGTACGCCAAGGAATTTATGGCCTGCGAACTTGACCACATATCAGCAAGTGATTTGGGATCTAGAATCACGTAATTCCACACcattacaattttattttagtcTTCAATTAACTTGTGATTACGTGTACAATAAGGATTTAAACGGCTTTGACCAGgataaaatattactaatagagactaataataacaatataCCTTACAACTTAAAGCAGGACATTAAGCTatggtattaataatttacaatagTTTACTTTAGGTATTCAAATTCCAAGGTTGGGTACCTCAAGAGCGGGGGTGACTTTCCCTATTTAACTCGACCTGAAGAAATTGCCGTTTTCGTCCAGGTCCACATgaataatgtaaaatattccCAAGAATCAAACTATCAGCAGTTTTTATCAAGCACAAACACAAGAATACTTACCAACTCCAACACTGATACCAAATCAAACGACAACCAAGACCATGATTCAAATTATCAAGACCAAGATGAAGATTATCATGATGTAGATTACGATTCTGACAATAGTattataaacaattttaataaaaattacctctaattttaacttaatATGTTAGCTTTAGTTATACATTATGGTCTAAAGCGTTGATATAGTTGGAATCTGATTTGTTGATTAAGTTCATTATTTCCGagatatttattaatgtcTGATATACTCAACAAATCATCACAATTCATTCTCGAATTACTGTTCtacaaataaaaatattagatttatgaataaatttgattttttaaaaaattgtacAAAAGGATGttaattatcaaatttaccTTGGacaacaaattatatatcaaGTTTATAATGAGTTTTGATCTATTTGGGTGGTTTGGAATTTTGAGTTTGGAGTAGATAATTAACTTTACGCATTCTTTTATATCATCTGAATAGAAGGGTAAAGTTCCATACgatatatagtataatatgACTCCCAGACTCCATAAATCTATCTTATTATCGTCCACCACTGACGTTGAGGCATCAAACTCATCAGAGCCTGGCGCCTTAATAACAGTATTGTAATATGAAATCAGGAGTTCAGGTGCCGTGTATTCGATGGTCCCTAAAGTTCAAGTTAAACTCCACATATTTACCTGTAAAACCGGTTTTTGATGATTTTTGTGAGAAAACTTCACATGTTCCAAAGTCTGAAATCATGAGTGTGATTGAGCTGTTTCCGAACTTTAGCAAAATGTTCGAGGGCTTTAAATCTCTATGAATTATGAAGTTCTTGTGCAAGTAATTCAAGCcgtttaaaatatcaataaaAATCACCATCACTTCATCGTCGGTTAAACATTCAATACTAGACTTGTTGTAGATgttttgtataaaattgtataaattatcCCCGTTACAGTATTCCATTAGTATGAACAGGTATGGTATGTACGGGCACAATTCATTCAACCTGTACATTTCTAGCCATGAGTGGTTATAATCCACCACATTTTTATGCTTTATATTTTCtcttatttttatttcctTTATAGCCTTTTTTAGCCACTCCATATCATCACCAATTGGGATCTTCTTAACCGCATATTCACCctaaacattaaaattacccATACAAAGAGtataatttaactatttatCATAAACTAAGAATGAATAATCAATTACTAGTATGAGTTCATCTAGAATGTGTATACAGTTATACACATGGCCATATGAACCAGAGCCTAATTTCGGCCCTTCTATGAAAAATCGTTTATAATATCCCGTGATTAAGAGATATTTGGGTATATTTTTTGGCAATTCAATCACTTCTTCAAGAATCAAATCATTACCTTCCGCTTCTTTTACTTCATCCTCTAACAAAACCACTTCTTCACTTTCTCTACTAAAACTACTATTTCTAACCATATAGCTCTTGAGTGTATTTCCATTAAAACTATTATCCTTGAACGTATTTTGTTTCAACTGGTTAgagttaatattataattttcgTTTAATTCTAAAGTTGACAAAATGTTACCATTTGGGTATTCGTTTAAATCTTGGCTTGTGAAATTCTGGAATGAGTTTTGTAAGAGGTAGAAGTAGGCCTTTGcaatataattatacttaTCTCCGCTCAAAAGGCTTCCGCAGAACGGGCATACGTTACCACTAAACCATgaaatgatataaatttatgaatgtgtaattatatttatttgtataatatttgcATAGGTTTATACTTTTCATTTTGGGCTATATTATAGATTGGCAATGCTCTAATTTGTCCCGTTTGGTTGTACAGTACAATTGACTTATCATTCCTATAAACTACAATCTCTCCACAATTCCCCTTTATCATActcatatttatttacggcatatttatttatattgtaattaaaataattatcatgTAAACTTGggatttattttaaaaaattggGGTTAGCTCATGAAGCTACTGTAAGGGTT
Coding sequences:
- a CDS encoding uncharacterized protein (Tap349h10.p1c.cand.28 - score = 28.53;~2 probable transmembrane helices predicted for TA09215 by TMHMM2.0 at aa 117-136 and 141-163); its protein translation is MYDRIKKYLGLNLWYNFITCSLISDNVLYESRNLSTCEESFKVLFICCFRLFRMNKLETREPTVERVLSVGSIQDDYYEFKNKNPIKRVSDPVSELYWTYYENYNHKKSSKADKNNPSIVLLHGICGTAGCYFYLFDKLSELVIFYHISIPKLLTLFIYTIFLQGYRCISAQYPEYETPYEWISGFSHFLDYLNLYKPCVFGSDLGGFLLQLFVQTYPNMLSSIILCNSYRKTDDFSFSPVLREVYGNLYMLLPHIILKNLYIEFYICPKNEDIDQRVELREQYAKEFMACELDHISASDLGSRITLQLTCDYVYNKDLNGFDQDKILLIETNNNNIPYNLKQDIKLWYSNSKVGYLKSGGDFPYLTRPEEIAVFVQVHMNNVKYSQESNYQQFLSSTNTRILTNSNTDTKSNDNQDHDSNYQDQDEDYHDVDYDSDNSIINNFNKNYL
- a CDS encoding serine/threonine kinase, putative (Tap349h10.p1c.C.cand.206 - score = 31.62), which produces MSMIKGNCGEIVVYRNDKSIVLYNQTGQIRALPIYNIAQNENGNVCPFCGSLLSGDKYNYIAKAYFYLLQNSFQNFTSQDLNEYPNGNILSTLELNENYNINSNQLKQNTFKDNSFNGNTLKSYMVRNSSFSRESEEVVLLEDEVKEAEGNDLILEEVIELPKNIPKYLLITGYYKRFFIEGPKLGSGSYGHVYNCIHILDELILGEYAVKKIPIGDDMEWLKKAIKEIKIRENIKHKNVVDYNHSWLEMYRLNELCPYIPYLFILMEYCNGDNLYNFIQNIYNKSSIECLTDDEVMVIFIDILNGLNYLHKNFIIHRDLKPSNILLKFGNSSITLMISDFGTCEVFSQKSSKTGFTGTIEYTAPELLISYYNTVIKAPGSDEFDASTSVVDDNKIDLWSLGVILYYISYGTLPFYSDDIKECVKLIIYSKLKIPNHPNRSKLIINLIYNLLSKNSNSRMNCDDLLSISDINKYLGNNELNQQIRFQLYQRFRP